The DNA segment GCGAGCACGTTGCGCACGCCCTGCATGAACGGCGCGGCCGGCTCGACGCCGAGCTCCTCCAGGCCGGGGATCGGGTTGCCGTAGGGCGAGTGCGTCGGGTGCCCGAGGATCTCGATGAGGCGGCGCTCGACGTGCTCGCTCATCACATGCTCCCACCGGCACGCCTCGTCGTGGACGTACTCCCAGTCGAGCCCGATCACGTCGGAGAGCAGCCGCTCGGCGAGACGGTGCTTGCGCATGACGTGCACGGCCTTCGACCGGCCGTCGGCCGTGAGCTCGAGGTGCCGGTCGTCGGAGACGACCACGAGGCCGTCGCGCTCCATCCGCGCGACGGTCTGGGAGACCGTGGGCCCGGAGTGCCCGATGCGCTCGGAGATGCGGGCACGCAGCGGGATGATGCCCTCCTCCTCGAGGTCGAGGATCGTGCGCAGGTACATCTCGGTCGTGTCGATGAGGTCCGTCAACGCTCTCCTCCTCGGCCGTGCGGCGCGTCGTGCATCCGATCAGCCTACTGGCCCCCGGCGACATCCGACCCGACGGTTCGGATGGACACGGTGAACCCCCGAGCCCGCGTCATCCGCCGCCACGGCGAACCGGCCGCGCCTAAGATCGGACCATGCCTGAGCTCGTGATCCCCCCGTCGCTCCTGCCCGCAGACGGACGCTTCGGGTGCGGCCCGTCGAAGGTCCGTCCCGAGCAGCTCGCCCACCTGGCCGAGGTCGGTCCCCGGCTGCTCGGAACCTCGCACCGGCAGGCGCCCGTGAAGCAGCTCGTCGGTCGCGTTCGGCGCGGCATCGCCGACCTGTACGCGCTCCCCGAGGGCTACGAGGTCGTGGTCGGCAACGGCGGCTCCACCGCCTTCTGGGACGCCGCTGCCTTCGGGCTCATCGAGACCCGCGCCCAGCTCGGCTCGTTCGGCGAGTTCGGCGCGAAGTTCGCCAAGGCGGCCGCGGCCCCCTGGCTCCAGGCCCCCGACGTGCGCCGGGCCGAGCCGGGCAGCCGCGTCGACGCCGAGCCCGTCGAGGGAGTCGACGTCTACGGATGGCCCCAGAACGAGACCTCAACGGGCGTGCAGGCTCCCGTGCGCCGCGTGCACGGCGACGCGGGCGCGCTCACCGTGATCGACGCCACGAGCGCCGCCGGCGGCGCCCCCGCCGACCCGGCCGAGTTCGACGTGCTCTACTTCGCACCGCAGAAGAACTTCGCCTCCGACGGCGGCCTCTGGTTCGCGATCATGTCTCCCGCCGCGATCGAACGCGTCGAGCGCATCGCCGCATCGGGGCGCTACATCCCCGACTTCCTCTCGCTGAAGAACGCGCTCGACAACTCGCGCCTCGACCAGACCCTGAACACCCCGGCCCTGTCGACCCTGCTGCTGCTCGAGAGCCAGCTCGACTGGATCAACGCCTCCGGCGGGTCGGCCTGGGGCGATGCGCGCACGCGCGAGTCCTCCGGCATCCTCTACGACTGGGCCGCGCGCACCGCCGTCGCGACGCCGTTCGTCGCAGCCCCGGAGCACCGTTCGCAGGTCGTCGTCACGATCGACTTCGACGAGACGACGGATGCCGCGGCGCTCGCCAGGACGCTCCGTGCCAACGGCGTCGTCGACACCGAG comes from the Agromyces marinus genome and includes:
- the serC gene encoding phosphoserine transaminase, which encodes MPELVIPPSLLPADGRFGCGPSKVRPEQLAHLAEVGPRLLGTSHRQAPVKQLVGRVRRGIADLYALPEGYEVVVGNGGSTAFWDAAAFGLIETRAQLGSFGEFGAKFAKAAAAPWLQAPDVRRAEPGSRVDAEPVEGVDVYGWPQNETSTGVQAPVRRVHGDAGALTVIDATSAAGGAPADPAEFDVLYFAPQKNFASDGGLWFAIMSPAAIERVERIAASGRYIPDFLSLKNALDNSRLDQTLNTPALSTLLLLESQLDWINASGGSAWGDARTRESSGILYDWAARTAVATPFVAAPEHRSQVVVTIDFDETTDAAALARTLRANGVVDTEPYRKLGRNQLRVATFTAIEPDDVRALTASLDWVLEHAG
- a CDS encoding metal-dependent transcriptional regulator: MTDLIDTTEMYLRTILDLEEEGIIPLRARISERIGHSGPTVSQTVARMERDGLVVVSDDRHLELTADGRSKAVHVMRKHRLAERLLSDVIGLDWEYVHDEACRWEHVMSEHVERRLIEILGHPTHSPYGNPIPGLEELGVEPAAPFMQGVRNVLAALDDGDGVADGVIRRLAEPAQFDPELLARFKEAGVLPGARVSLRRDGRTVTVAVEGREDALELPAELAGHLFIGD